One window from the genome of Candidatus Eremiobacteraceae bacterium encodes:
- a CDS encoding formyltransferase family protein, which yields MWSGGGSILVPTAVFASGNGSNLQAVIDAVAGGGLPLELRLVVSNRPDAFALTRAARANIPSLVMPFSHSEESRSAYGLRLARAVRGKGVKLVLLLGWMHVLAPEFVGAGFAGILNLHPAYLPEDPAADAVTFPDGTTTVVFRGAHALRDALLAGVKTTGASLIEITPEIDRGPVLARRPLALNPGEDEKKALERLHDVERDVVREGVAAWLRANAYG from the coding sequence ATGTGGTCCGGCGGTGGTTCTATCCTAGTCCCGACCGCAGTCTTCGCCTCCGGAAACGGAAGCAATCTTCAAGCGGTGATCGACGCCGTCGCAGGCGGCGGATTGCCTCTCGAACTTCGTCTCGTCGTCTCAAACCGTCCAGACGCTTTCGCGCTCACGCGCGCAGCGCGGGCGAACATCCCGTCGCTCGTGATGCCGTTTTCACATTCCGAGGAGTCACGGTCCGCATACGGGCTCCGGCTCGCGCGCGCCGTGCGGGGCAAGGGCGTGAAGCTAGTGCTCTTGCTCGGCTGGATGCACGTCCTAGCCCCGGAATTCGTCGGCGCCGGCTTTGCCGGAATACTCAACTTGCATCCGGCGTATCTGCCGGAGGATCCGGCCGCGGATGCCGTCACCTTCCCCGACGGCACCACGACGGTCGTGTTTCGCGGAGCCCATGCCCTGCGAGATGCCCTCTTGGCCGGCGTCAAGACGACCGGCGCGTCGCTCATCGAGATCACGCCGGAGATCGACCGCGGCCCGGTGCTCGCGCGCCGGCCGCTTGCATTGAACCCCGGCGAGGATGAAAAGAAAGCGCTCGAGCGTCTGCATGACGTCGAGCGCGATGTGGTCCGCGAGGGCGTCGCAGCGTGGCTGCGCGCTAACGCTTACGGGTAG